The Watersipora subatra chromosome 1, tzWatSuba1.1, whole genome shotgun sequence genome has a window encoding:
- the LOC137385792 gene encoding uncharacterized protein: MVSTEDVPSLLTALSSSFINIPDHLYITRATKAKVEHRYTHVLRRRAFDCLLFDYDEEFSSSIAEERLREGSLMISCRSGEDVAEKFDNLIETYAQDIGKDGALSVIAVLLPLANRVSKPSWSLLGYGKLPPAPTLTRELLDELEVFKETPLLAPADSHRYTYYPPHLFTGCAISVTDSAFSDLSSLDGSPGFSYESHYPIVDADTCRQAPSTAGGSYYAKAAKNDRVQSSQSTLYGALTNPHSSHDMQLSLELPLLDIAPISFDYTKTCLINSENSGAASSDPSFLADNVDSGFNGKSDSELVSRPDSGFAEDIKEIDSSGQRSFQPVSWELKRR; this comes from the exons ATGGTTTCAACGGAAGATGTTCCTTCCCTCCTTACCGCTCTTTCCAGTTCCTTTATCAATATTCCTGATCATCTCTACATAACCAGAGCTACGAAAGCTAAAGTCGAGCATCGATACACTCATGTCTTACGCCGAAGGGCGTTCGACTGCTTATTATTCGATTATGACGAAGAGTTTAGTTCAAGTATAGCGGAAGAGAGACTGCGAGAGGGCTCGCTCATGATTTCCTGCCGAAGTGGTGAAGATGTAGCTGAGAAATTTGACAATCTTATAGAGACTTATGCTCAAG ATATTGGCAAAGATGGAGCACTTTCAGTCATAGCTGTGCTTCTCCCGCTGGCTAATCGAGTCAGTAAGCCTTCGTGGTCATTGCTTGGGTATGGAAAACTTCCCCCTGCTCCAACACTT ACAAGAGAACTGTTGGATGAGTTAGAAGTATTCAAGGAGACGCCACTGCTAGCACCCGCTGATTCGCATAGATACACATACTATCCACC ACATCTCTTCACGGGCTGTGCCATATCTGTTACCGACAGCGCTTTCTCCGATCTAAGCTCTTTAGATGGTTCACCGGGCTTCTCTTACGAGTCCCACTACCCT ATTGTAGATGCTGACACCTGCAGACAAGCTCCTTCTACGGCTGGTGGGTCATACTACGCAAAG GCGGCGAAGAATGACAGGGTTCAGAGTTCTCAGTCTACTCTTTATGGTGCTTTAACCAACCCACActcttctcatgatatgcaacTATCATTGGAGTTACCACTTCTAGATATAGCTCCGATCTCTTTTGATTACACGAAAACATGTCTTATTAATTCTGAAAACTCG GGTGCAGCTAGTTCAGATCCTTCTTTCCTCGCAGACAATGTTGACTCAGGGTTTAACGGAAAGTCTGACTCCGAGTTAGTGAGCAGACCTGACTCGGGGTTCGCTGAAGACATCAAAGAGATCGACAGCTCTGGGCAAAGATCTTTTCAGCCAGTTTCTTGGGAACTGAAGCGAAGGTAG